The window TACCGGCGCGGCGGGCCGAGTCGCCGGTGCAGGTCTCATCATCGCCCAGCGTGGCGAAGCTGACCCCGGCGGCGTTGAGGATCGTCGCCACGGCGCGGACAGTCTTCTGGGCGTCGGGATTGAACGCCCCGGCGCAACCGACCCATAGCAGGTACTCGTAATTGGGGTTTTCCTCGACGGTGGGCACCTCGAACGGCAGCGGGGCGGCCCACTCCATGCGGCTGCTCTGGGCCTGCCACGGGTTGCCCATGCGCTCCATACCCACGAATGCGCCCTTGAGTTGTTCGGGGAATTCGCTCTGCATCATCACCTGATCGCGGCGAATCTCCATGATGTCGAGCATGGGCACGTTGCCGACGGGGCAAATCTCGATGCAGTGACCGCAGGCGGTGCAGGCCCACACGGCGCTCTGGCTGATGGCGTAGTCGAGCAGCGGTGTGCCGTTGGCCGCTCCGGCGGCCAGCGCGCTCATATTTTCGCGGATGTAGTAGCGTTTGTTGATCTCCAGCGCCGCCGGCGAAAGTTCCTTGCCGGTGTTATAGGCCGGGCACACTTCCTGGCAGCGGTTGCACATGATACAGGCAAAGGCATCGACAATGTGCTTCTGCGGCAGGTCGTCGAGGTCGTTGGCCCCGAACTGCTCAATACTCTCGTCATCGAGATTGAGCTTGAACATCTGGCCCAGATAGGTGCGCTCCGGGCTGGTCATAAAGTTGAACGGCCCCATGAACAGGTGGGCGTGCTTGGTGTAGGGGAAGTAGGGCAGGAAGATCAGGATGAGACCGACGGCCAGCCACCAGAAGAAATGGGTACCGAAGGTCAGGGCATCGGGCGAAAGACCGCCGAGGAACGTCCCGGCGATGAAGTTGGCGACAGGCTGCCAGGCGTCGGCGCCGTGTTGGGCCACGGCGAACGACGCGGCCAGCAGGCGCGAGCCGACGTGCATCAGGATGAACAGGCCGACGATGAGCGAATCGACGGCGATGCCCCCTTCGCGCACGCGCTCCATCAGCTTGACGTTGCCACGAATCTTGAGGGCCGGGTCCTGGGCGGCGAAGCGGCGCAACAGGAAGTAGGCCACGCCGATGAGCACGGCGGCGGCAAACAGGTCGGCCGCCAGCCGGAAGACCTGGCCGATGATGTTGTCATGGAAGAAGGTGAAGCCGGGAATCAGCCCCTCCAGCACGTCGATGACGTTGACCAGGCCGTAGAAGATGAAGCCGAAGGCCACGCCGTAGTGCATCAGTGAGGTCAGCTTGCGGTGGCGGATGATGCGGCCCTGGCTGACGAGGGCGGCGATGCCGGTCATCACCCGGCGCGGCAGGTCGTTGAGATTCAGCTTGCCCTGGCCGCGGCCGATGACGCGGGCCATGAGGGTAAAGGTGTTGGCGACGGCCGCCAGGCAGATGGCGACCAACAGGAAGAACAGAATGCGTTCGAACGGAGATAACATGGTCTCCTCCACTCAATTGAGCGCCGGCGGACACGGCCCCCCGCTCCGCCGACGGGGATAGATATTGCTCAGATTATAACAAATTATTGACGCACCGCATTATATTGGAAGAATCCACAGATTTCACAGATTGCAAATGCAGGCTATTTTGGGGCGGCGGCATGAAGAAATGGAACGCGGATGACGCGGATTGGCGCGGATGAACGCGGATAAAGATATGCTCTATCGTAAACGATAAGTTAGCTATAATCGGCCGCTATGAATTTCGACAGACAAGGCAATGTCCAGCGCTGGGCCGGGCGCGGGCTGATCGTGCTGGCCGCGCTGGCGCTGCTGGCGGCGCTGTGGCCCAATGCCCGATCGCTCTATGCGCTGACCGGCGAGGAGGCGCTGCGTGGGCAGGTCGCCGGCGTGTTCCACTGGCTCAACACGGCCATTCGCCCGCAGCCCGATTTGCAACCGGCGGCCGTGGCCGGGTCGCCCTATGCCTTCCCGGCCGTGCCCGCCTTCGGGGTCAACACGTTCGTGGAGCAGGAAGCCGAGGAGGCCAAGCGCGCCCGTAGCCTGGACATGGCCGCCGCCGCCGGGCTACGCGTCGTGCGCCAGGAGTTCCCCTGGGAGGACATCGAAATTCACGACAAAGGGGATTTCGTTGACCGGCGCAACGACTCGGCCGGGGTGGATGCCTGGGCCAAGTATGACCAGATCGTGGCGATGGCCGCGGAGCGCGATTTGACCGTCCTGGCCCGGCTGAGCAACCCGCCGGCCTGGAGCCGCGCCGCGGGCGACGAATTGGGCAGCAACGCCCCGCCCGACGACTTCAACGACTTCGGCGATTTCGCCGCCGCCGTGGCCGGGCGCTATCGCGGCCGCATCCGCTACTATCAGGTGTGGAACGAGCCAAACGGCAACGAGGAGTGGGGCTTGCAGGACGTTGACCCGGAGGCGTTCACAGCACTGCTATGCGTGGCCTACGCGCGCATCAAGGCCGCCGACCCTGACGCCGTGGTGCTGGCCGGGGCGCTGACGCCGACCGTAGCCAACGACGGCCGGCACATGAACGACCTGATCTTCCTGCAACGGATGTACGACGCCGGGGCGGGCGATTGCTTCGACGTGTTCTCGGCGCAGGGGTATGGGTTGTGGTCGGGGCCAACCGACCAGCGCCTGCGGCCGACAGTCATCAATTACCCCCACAATCTGTTCCTGCGCGACGTGATGACCCACAACGGCGACGCAGCCAAGCCCATCTGGATTAGCGAGATGGGCTGGAACGTGGCCCCCGACGACGTGCGACCCGACTTCGGCCGGGTGACGGAAGAGCAGCAGGCCCGCTACGCCGTGGAAGCGTTCCGCCGGGCGCAGGAGGAGTGGCCGTGGGTGGGCGTGACGAGCTATTGGTTCCTGCGGCGGCCGTCGGATAGCGAGGCGAGCCAGGCCTGGTACTACTTCCGTATGTTGGAGCCGGATTTCCGCGAGTTGCCGGTCTATGGGGCGGTGGCCGGCTACGCCACCAGCCAGCCGCAGCTATCGCCCATGCCCGACTGGCAATTTAGCTGGCAGCGGGCGCGGCCGTGGCTATTTTTGTTTGGGGCGGCGGTTCTGTTCTTCGCCCTGTTGCGCGCCCTGGCCCCGCGAGACCGCGTATGACGAAGCGGCGCGCGCTGCCGGCGGCCGTCTTCGTGCTGCTGCTGGCGACCTTCCTGCGTTTCCATCTGCTGGAAGCCCAATCCTTCTGGAACGACGAGGGCAACAGCGCTCGCCTCAGCGAGCGCAGCCTGCCCGCCATCCTGGAAGGCACGGCCAGCGACGTCCACCCGCCGCTCTACTACGTGTTGTTGCGCGGCTGGCGCGAGTTGGCCGGCGAGACGGAGTTCGGCCTGCGCTCGCTGTCGGCCTACGCGGGGGTGCTGACGGTGGCGATGGTGATGGCGTTGGGGGGCAGGGGAGCAGGGGGGCAGGGGAGCAGGGGGGCAGGGGAGCGGGGCGGGCCTCTGAATTCGTCATTCGTCATTCGTCATTCGTCATTCGCCCTAGCCGGTTTATTGGCCGCCGTCAGTCCGGTGCTGGTGTACTATAGCCAGGAGACGCGGATGTATGCTCTGCTGGCCCTGCTGGCGGGGCTGAGCGCGTGGGTGTTGCTGGTGTGGCTGGGTGGGGCGCGGCCGGGTTGGCGCTGGGCCGTGGCCTATGTCCTGCTACTGGCCGCCGGGCTATACACCCACTACTTTTTCCCGGCGGTCATCGCCGCGCAGGGGGTGGTGGCGGCGCTGTGGTGGTTGCGGCCGGAATGGGTGACGGGGCGCGCGGTGGCTGACGGCCGGGCGCGCCGCCTGGTGACCTGGTTGGGATTAGCGGCGGCGGCCATAGCCCTCTATTTGCCGTGGCTGCCTATCTTCATCCGCCAGATCGGCGGCCGGGAAGGCGCGCCGGTGGCCCTGGCTGATTTCGCCGCCGAAAGCGCCCGCTGGCTGGTTCTGGGTAGCACCGTGGCCGCCGGCGAGGCGTCCTGGGCCATGATGGCCGCCGCCGGCTTGCTGCTGCTCGGCCTGGTGGTCGGTGGTCGGCGGTCGGCGGTCTCGCTTCTCCTCGCGGTCATCCCTCTGGCGCTGATGTTTCTTGTGGGCGCTACCGACCCGGCCTTTTTCAAATTCATGCTCGTCGTTGTCCCCTTCATGTTGGTGCTGATGGGGTTGGCCTGGCGGGCGCGCCGGCCGTGGAACGTTGTCCCCGCCGGGCTGATCGTGGCCGTGCTGGCCGGCAGCCTGCTATCGCTGGGCCATCTGTATGGCGATCCGGCCTTCGCCCGCGCCGACTATCGGGGCATGGCCGCCCGCATCGCCGCCGCGGCCCACCCCAACGCCGGCATCATCCTCGTCGCCCCCAATCAGTGGGAGGCGTTCACCTATTACCACCGCGACGGCGCGCCGGTCTACCCGTTGCCGCGCGGCCGGCCCGACCCGGCCGTCGTCGAGCCGGAACTGGCCGCCATCGCCGCCGCCCACGACCGGCTCTACGTCCTCTTCTGGGGAGCGGAACAGCGCGACCCGCAGGGGATCATCGCGCATTGGCTGGACGGCCACGCCTTCAAAGCTTCGGAGGAGTGGGTGGGCGACGTGCGTTTTGTGGTCTATGGGCTGTTGGGCGAACCGCCCGCCGCGCCGACACCGAGCGGGGCGACCTTCGCCGGGCTGGACGGCGAGACGATCACCCTGCACGAATTCAACGTGTGGCCGGCCGCCGCCCAGGCCGGGGACGTGGTCGGCGCGCGGCTGCTGTGGTCGGCCGACGCCACGCCGCGCCGGGCCTACAAGGTGTTCCTCCACCTGCTGGACGAGACCGGCCAGGTCGTCGCCCAGCGCGACGGCGAGCCGGGCGGGGGGGCGCGGCCCACCACCGGCTGGATGGCCGGCGAACTGGTGACCGACAACCACGGCCTGCTGCTGCCACCCGACTTGCCGCCCGGCGACTATACGTTGCGGCTGGGGCTGTATGACGCGCTTGATCCAACAAGACGATTGGCAACAGGTGATGGGGACGGGCTGACATTGGGGACGATGACGGTTCGTTGAAATATTGCAAAATCATTGCACGGTTCTCTCTGGCGGGCTAAGATCATTTCGCTTTCAACAGGCATGGGAAGGAACAATCATCTGGAGGTGGCTCGTGGGCGGTTCCACGGGTTGGGGGGCAGGCGGCCGTGGGGTGGCGCGCCTGTTGGTTACTCTGTTGGGCGCGCTGGTGGCCCTGGCGGCGCTGGGTGGGGCTGTGCGCACGGCCGGTCTGGCCGCCGCGCCTCTCGATGATGAGGCTCCCCAACTTTTGCAAGCTTATCCACCCGATGGGGCACAGCAGGTGCCTTGGGAAGCGGCCACCGATGGCTCCGTGACCGTCACCTTTAGCGAACCGGTGACCCTGACCGCCACCGCGCTGCAATTGTCCTGCGACCGCAGCCTGGATCATGCCTTCACTGCTCAGGGCGGCCCCATCACCTTCTCCTTCATCTCCGACCGCCCTTTCCTGCCCGGCGAATCGTGTACTTCGACCATGTTTGGCGTTGGGGTCAGTGACCACGACCTGGACGATCCGCCGGACTTGATGGTAAGAGACTTTAGGTGGTCGTTCCACACCAAGTCGGCGCACATCCTTATCAACGAAATAGACGCCCTCACCATCGGCGGCTCCGATGATTTCATCGAGCTATATGATGACGGCCAGGGCGCCACGCCCCTCGACGGCCTCACGCTCGTGCTCTATGGCGGCGCTGACGCCTCGGTTTATATGGCCGAGGAGCTGGACGGCTATGGGACGGACGAGGCGGGCTATTTCGTTGCCGGGGCGAGTGGTGTGGCGGGTCGAGATTTTTTCCTGGCCAATGATGCGGTGAACGATGGGCCGGCGGCGGTGGCCATCTACAACGCGCCGGCCAGTGCCTTTCCCCATGACGCGCCGGTGAGTACCGAAAACCTGATCGACGCCGTTGTCTATGGCCCGGCGGGGGCCGAATTGATGGCCTTGCTGGACGAAGGGCAAGTGCCGCTGGACGAAGGAAGCCGTGGCGTGGCCGCGGCCGATTCAAGCCAACGCTGTCCCAATGGCAGCGGCCACCCGCGACAGACGGCAGACTTCATCCAGAACACGCCCACCGCCGGGGAGGACAATCATTGCCATTACGATGCCGCGCCGGAGGTCATCACCACGACGCCCGCCGACGGCGCAACCGACGTGGCCCTCGACGCGCTGATCGATGTCGAGTTCAGCGAGCCGGTAGACCCTTCGCCAACCCCGTTGACCATCAATTGTTCAGTGACAGGCCCCCACAGCTATAGCATGACCGGCCATGGCACGACTTACCATTTCCAGGCGGATGAGCCATTGGCCAAAGGGGAGACGTGCCTGGTGACGGTTCTGGCCGCGCAGATTAGCGATAGCGATACTGAAGACCCGCCGGACATACTCGAAGGCATCTACAATTGGCAGTTCCAAACCGAAATCCCGGTGGCCGAGGGCATCCTCATCAACGAGATCGACGCCGACACGCCGGGGGTGGACGCGGCCGAATTCATCGAACTCTATGACGGCGGCGTGGGCAATACCTCACTCGACGGCTTGGCCGTGGTGCTGTTCAACGGCAACGACGACCGTAGTTACCTGACGGTTGATCTCGACGGCTATTCGACCGATGCCGGCGGCTACTTCGTGCTGGGCAATGCCGCCGTCGTGGTAGACGGGGCGACATTGCCTGATGGCGCGCTGCAAAACGGCCCCGACGCGGCGGCCCTGGTCGCCGGCAGCGAGAGTGATTATCCCAACGGCACACCCGTCACCGCCACCGTCCCCATTGATGCCATCATCTATAGCCGGCCCGAAGACAACGACCCCGGCCTGCAACCCCTGTTGCTGCCCGATCAGCCGCAGGTCGATGAGAATGGGCGAGGCGAAGCCGACGCCCATTCCAACCAGCGCTGCCCCAACGGCGCGGGCGGGCCGCGTCATACCGCCGCCTACAAACAGAACAGCCCGACGCCCGGCGCGGTGAACGATTGCATTACCGATTTGCCGCCTGAGGTGGACGGCATGATCCCCGGCCGCGACGCGACCGGCGTCGGCATCGATACGCTGATCACCGTCGAATTCAGTGAGCCGGTGGCCGTGAAAAAGAAATGGCTCACGCTGGAATGTGACCGTTCAGGCGCACACACGATTCGTACCAGCGGCGGCCCGACGACTTACACGGTTGAGTTGGCCGATTCATTGGCGCACGCGGAAGAGTGCACGGCCACCATCGTCGCCGACCAGGTCAGTGACCGGGATCTGGACGATCCGCCGGACGT is drawn from Candidatus Promineifilum breve and contains these coding sequences:
- a CDS encoding heterodisulfide reductase-related iron-sulfur binding cluster, producing MLSPFERILFFLLVAICLAAVANTFTLMARVIGRGQGKLNLNDLPRRVMTGIAALVSQGRIIRHRKLTSLMHYGVAFGFIFYGLVNVIDVLEGLIPGFTFFHDNIIGQVFRLAADLFAAAVLIGVAYFLLRRFAAQDPALKIRGNVKLMERVREGGIAVDSLIVGLFILMHVGSRLLAASFAVAQHGADAWQPVANFIAGTFLGGLSPDALTFGTHFFWWLAVGLILIFLPYFPYTKHAHLFMGPFNFMTSPERTYLGQMFKLNLDDESIEQFGANDLDDLPQKHIVDAFACIMCNRCQEVCPAYNTGKELSPAALEINKRYYIRENMSALAAGAANGTPLLDYAISQSAVWACTACGHCIEICPVGNVPMLDIMEIRRDQVMMQSEFPEQLKGAFVGMERMGNPWQAQSSRMEWAAPLPFEVPTVEENPNYEYLLWVGCAGAFNPDAQKTVRAVATILNAAGVSFATLGDDETCTGDSARRAGNEPLYQAMAEANIETLNAAKANERRIVTSCPHCFTTIGKEYGELGGHYAVFHHTQLIADLVGRGKLRLNGKTLEQATFHDPCYLGRHNGVLAEPRASLAAAGMTLLEMPRNGKDSFCCGAGGAQYWKEEEHGVSGETVNANRYREARATGAAVLAVGCPFCNTMMSDANRDQGEPMQVRDVAELVVEAMAVPLATN
- a CDS encoding cellulase family glycosylhydrolase, encoding MNFDRQGNVQRWAGRGLIVLAALALLAALWPNARSLYALTGEEALRGQVAGVFHWLNTAIRPQPDLQPAAVAGSPYAFPAVPAFGVNTFVEQEAEEAKRARSLDMAAAAGLRVVRQEFPWEDIEIHDKGDFVDRRNDSAGVDAWAKYDQIVAMAAERDLTVLARLSNPPAWSRAAGDELGSNAPPDDFNDFGDFAAAVAGRYRGRIRYYQVWNEPNGNEEWGLQDVDPEAFTALLCVAYARIKAADPDAVVLAGALTPTVANDGRHMNDLIFLQRMYDAGAGDCFDVFSAQGYGLWSGPTDQRLRPTVINYPHNLFLRDVMTHNGDAAKPIWISEMGWNVAPDDVRPDFGRVTEEQQARYAVEAFRRAQEEWPWVGVTSYWFLRRPSDSEASQAWYYFRMLEPDFRELPVYGAVAGYATSQPQLSPMPDWQFSWQRARPWLFLFGAAVLFFALLRALAPRDRV
- a CDS encoding glycosyltransferase family 39 protein — protein: MTKRRALPAAVFVLLLATFLRFHLLEAQSFWNDEGNSARLSERSLPAILEGTASDVHPPLYYVLLRGWRELAGETEFGLRSLSAYAGVLTVAMVMALGGRGAGGQGSRGAGERGGPLNSSFVIRHSSFALAGLLAAVSPVLVYYSQETRMYALLALLAGLSAWVLLVWLGGARPGWRWAVAYVLLLAAGLYTHYFFPAVIAAQGVVAALWWLRPEWVTGRAVADGRARRLVTWLGLAAAAIALYLPWLPIFIRQIGGREGAPVALADFAAESARWLVLGSTVAAGEASWAMMAAAGLLLLGLVVGGRRSAVSLLLAVIPLALMFLVGATDPAFFKFMLVVVPFMLVLMGLAWRARRPWNVVPAGLIVAVLAGSLLSLGHLYGDPAFARADYRGMAARIAAAAHPNAGIILVAPNQWEAFTYYHRDGAPVYPLPRGRPDPAVVEPELAAIAAAHDRLYVLFWGAEQRDPQGIIAHWLDGHAFKASEEWVGDVRFVVYGLLGEPPAAPTPSGATFAGLDGETITLHEFNVWPAAAQAGDVVGARLLWSADATPRRAYKVFLHLLDETGQVVAQRDGEPGGGARPTTGWMAGELVTDNHGLLLPPDLPPGDYTLRLGLYDALDPTRRLATGDGDGLTLGTMTVR